One Glycine max cultivar Williams 82 chromosome 6, Glycine_max_v4.0, whole genome shotgun sequence DNA segment encodes these proteins:
- the LOC100778708 gene encoding uncharacterized protein — MSGVSLAVSGPPAATVAEAAGTKPKRRTEQAPMGGMMGSLRVIELQLVAFILVFSASGLVPLLDLVFPAFASAYILALSQFAFPSASSSGTEIFKGSRLFRMYVVFGTTVGLFLPLAYVLGGFARGDEHAVRSATPHLFLLSFQILTENIIGGLSLFSPPVRALVPIIYTIRRIFVDIDWIHDVWLNKTLPVNAKFQDLAWYWFGKGLAVANLAYFSINLFGFLIPRFLPRAFERYFQEKGEIYTKSAEDKRSVVVNRTQLSEKKTD, encoded by the exons atgtcaggTGTGTCTCTAGCAGTGTCTGGTCCACCAGCAGCAACAGTGGCTGAAGCAGCAGGTACAAAGCCTAAACGAAGAACAGAACAGGCACCAATGGGTGGCATGATGGGTTCACTGCGCGTGATAGAACTTCAGCTGGTGGCCTTCATCTTGGTGTTCTCAGCAAGTGGCCTCGTCCCACTCCTTGATCTAGTGTTCCCTGCATTCGCCTCTGCATACATCTTGGCACTTTCACAATTCGCATTTCCATCGGCGTCTTCGTCGGGGACTGAGATCTTCAAAGGGAGCAGATTGTTCCGAATGTATGTTGTTTTTGGCACCACCGTGGGGCTGTTCTTGCCGCTGGCTTACGTGCTTGGTGGGTTTGCAAGAGGGGATGAGCATGCAGTGCGTTCTGCCACCCCGCACTTGTTCTTGCTATCGTTTCAGATACTCACTGAGAACATTATTGGTGGTTTGTCTCTGTTTTCGCCACCCGTGAGGGCGTTGGTGCCAATCATCTACACAATTCGGAGGATCTTTGTGGATATTGATTGGATTCATGATGTCTGGCTCAACAAGACTTTGCCTGTCAATGCCAAATTTCAG GACTTGGCATGGTATTGGTTCGGAAAGGGTCTGGCAGTGGCCAATCTGGCTTATTTCTCCATTAATCTATTTGGGTTCTTGATACCCAGGTTCCTTCCAAGAGCTTTTGAGAGGTATTTCCAAGAGAAGGGAGAGATCTATACCAAGTCAGCAGAGGATAAAAGATCTGTGGTTGTCAACAGAACCCAATTATCAGAAAAGAAGACAGATTAA
- the LOC106799007 gene encoding uncharacterized protein: protein MTAVRTVTYQFNVNGVYTKKMEARRGLRQGDPISPLLFVVIMEYLHRKLKGLRAIPNFNFHSKCEKIQIIDVSFADDLLLFSRGDVMSVKLVMERFNEFSQFTGLFVNLHKCKIYCGGMNGNGEGQLAGITGFAKGPLPFRYLGIPLTSRQINNAQCVGLVDKILDRVNHWSAHTLSYSGRVQLLRSIIFATANYWMQCLPLPKGVIRRIEAVCRSFLWTGKSCVTKKSPVAWNKVCAPKNQGGLNVINFQSWNRACLIKLLWNLYKKEDSLWIQWVHTYYTRGEDIMTVPIKASCSWIMKGILKQRVKVQEMAQWTDLLRTNRFRVNQFYYGLLEPQPVVSWRKVFFNNEARPRALFILWLACHNRLATKERLYRFGIVNDARCAFCEEVETVQHLLFECGEMYAIWKKVLDWLNVDHEPAGWLQELDWIEDTSKGKNWKSRFLKTSFAETVYRCWKYRNNKIHEKVDTTDIADEIIGTVVHRLWMKKNYREQIAHLLMI from the coding sequence ATGACGGCAGTCCGTACCGTGACGTATCAGTTTAATGTTAATGGAGTTTACACTAAAAAGATGGAAGCTAGGAGAGGTCTTAGGCAAGGGGATCCTATCTCCCCCTTGCTCTTTGTCGTGATCATGGAGTATTTGCATAGGAAATTAAAAGGCCTTAGAGCTATTCCTAACTTTAATTTCCACAGCAAATGCGAAAAGATTCAGATTATAGATGTGAGCTTTGCGGAcgatcttcttcttttctcaagAGGGGATGTCATGTCAGTCAAGCTAGTCATGGAGAGATTCAATGAGTTCTCCCAATTCACAGGTTTGTTTGTTAACCTgcataaatgtaaaatttattgtGGTGGGATGAATGGGAATGGTGAAGGCCAACTTGCAGGTATTACTGGTTTTGCGAAAGGCCCGCTGCCTTTCAGATACTTAGGGATCCCGTTGACAAGCCGACAGATTAACAATGCTCAGTGTGTGGGGCTGGTGGATAAAATCCTTGATAGGGTAAATCATTGGAGTGCCCATACGCTTAGTTACTCAGGCCGTGTTCAGCTGCTGCGAAGCATCATTTTTGCAACTGCAAACTACTGGATGCAGTGTTTACCGCTTCCTAAGGGTGTGATTCGTAGAATAGAGGCTGTCTGCAGGTCTTTTCTCTGGACTGGTAAAAGCTGTGTTACGAAGAAAAGTCCCGTGGCGTGGAATAAGGTATGTGCTCCAAAAAATCAAGGTGGTTTGAATGTGATAAATTTCCAAAGTTGGAACAGGGCGTGCTTAATCAAACTACTTTGGAATCTGTATAAGAAAGAAGATAGCTTGTGGATTCAATGGGTTCATACATACTACACTAGAGGAGAAGACATTATGACAGTGCCGATAAAAGCGTCCTGCTCTTGGATTATGAAAGGAATTCTAAAGCAGAGGGTGAAAGTGCAAGAGATGGCTCAATGGACAGATTTGCTCCGGACCAACAGATTTCGCGTCAACCAGTTTTACTATGGGCTGTTGGAGCCCCAACCGGTGGTATCTTGGAGGaaagtattttttaacaatGAAGCTCGGCCTAGAGCCTTGTTTATTCTATGGCTAGCTTGTCATAACAGATTGGCCACGAAAGAAAGGTTGTATAGGTTTGGTATTGTGAATGATGCCCGGTGTGCGTTCTGTGAAGAGGTTGAAACGGTTCAACATCTTCTGTTTGAATGCGGGGAAATGTATGCTATTTGGAAAAAGGTGTTGGATTGGCTAAATGTTGATCATGAACCCGCAGGGTGGTTGCAAGAGTTAGATTGGATAGAGGATACGAGCAAAGGAAAGAATTGGAAGAGTCGTTTCCTAAAAACATCTTTTGCGGAGACGGTGTATAGATGTTGGAAgtatagaaataataaaattcatgaaaaagTTGACACGACAGATATAGCTGATGAAATTATAGGTACAGTAGTGCATCGACTATGGatgaaaaagaattatagaGAGCAAATTGCTCACCTCCTTATGATATAG